The segment TCTTTGGTAAGGCTCGACGAAGGAATGGTGCGGGCACCATGACTAAGGAGAAACAAAGCCAAAGGAGTCATTCATCCGGAACTCTCATGGATCACGCAGTGCTTTTCCAAATACCTCAACAACGATCAATCGTCTCGTCTGTTTTGCGGAGTGGTATAACATGGCGTGTTATCGGCAGGACGAACACACCAAACCCTAACAGCCTGAGACCCTGAGACACTGACAGGGTTCACATGATTGAAGAGGATTTACAGGATTTTTTTAGAAGGTAGCGATAGGTTTTGGCCACACCTTGATCTTTGAAAATTAAAAATCCTGACCATCCTGTCAGCGCCGCGGGCATCACCGGGATAATCTCCCTGTCGAAGGAGCCCTGTCCCCCCCCTTGCAATTTATGCAACTTGTAAGGACCTGTCCGTGGTGTTAATGTTGCGGCTCAAAGGATCCGGCAGCCTCGCCCTATGACGACACATCTCACTCCAGGTCTCAAGCCAAGACTCTCCAATAAGAGACATTCCAATAAGAGAAACACCAATGCGTGTGGGTTTGCTCTCTGGAGCCTTGCCCTCATCTCGCTCTGCCTGAGTTCCTGCATCCCAGCGCCCTACTTCAAGCCTCAGGCCGTGCACCTCTCCTATCAAGATGCCCCCGCAAGCATCCTCAAACATGCTTGGATCTCCCGGGAATCAAAAAAATTGCTGCGGCAGATGGAGCGGAACAAGATCAGTTCGCCAAGCAGCATCGGCCAACGTATTGCCCTTGCAGAACAAGCCATCGCCCAAACCAAATCCCGAAAACACAAGGGGAAACCCTCCGCCATCCCTTACTACCTGCAGGCAACGGAAACACTCTGGCCTGTGGTTCGCGATCACCCACATCCCGCCAATACTCCCGTTAAAAGCCCCGTTAATCATCAAGGTCAACTCACCCTGGCGCATCAACTCTATGCCCACGCTGCAGCGCATGCCACAGCAAGGGTCATCAACCACTACCCGATCCACGACAAGCAACAAAGTCTGACCATTGAAGGCCAAACAATTCACATCCATTGCGAAAACAAACAGAGTATCCACCCATCCTTTTTCGACCGCATTGATCCGTCAGATACTTACCGATATGGAAACCTCGGGGGAACACATTACAGGACAAAGGGCCTGGGAGCGGCCGCTGTCGGCTACCGGCAACAAGCACCGACAAACCACCCCACTGCACTGACGCCCTCACTCGACGGCATGTCTCTTCCGATTAACATCATCATTGACTATCCTCAAGACGGGAAGCCGCGACTTACCATCACCAATTTACTCAAGACCATACACACCCGGATCACTGGCAGTCCTCGGCAGCTTGAAACTGACTTTTCAGCTCCGATCGCAGCCACCGCAGCCACCCAATCGATCACAGCCGGGATCGCCTTTGCCCTTTCTCCGGACAAACATGGCAAGGAAGCCG is part of the Oceaniferula marina genome and harbors:
- a CDS encoding esterase/lipase family protein; amino-acid sequence: MTTHLTPGLKPRLSNKRHSNKRNTNACGFALWSLALISLCLSSCIPAPYFKPQAVHLSYQDAPASILKHAWISRESKKLLRQMERNKISSPSSIGQRIALAEQAIAQTKSRKHKGKPSAIPYYLQATETLWPVVRDHPHPANTPVKSPVNHQGQLTLAHQLYAHAAAHATARVINHYPIHDKQQSLTIEGQTIHIHCENKQSIHPSFFDRIDPSDTYRYGNLGGTHYRTKGLGAAAVGYRQQAPTNHPTALTPSLDGMSLPINIIIDYPQDGKPRLTITNLLKTIHTRITGSPRQLETDFSAPIAATAATQSITAGIAFALSPDKHGKEAGLYSLSPYDPDKIPLIFVHGLISQPVTWTRASNFLMGDPILRQTYQFYYYYYPTGQTPIISGAQLRQTLIKFYQDHPDNPNMQRTVLVGHSMGGLLSSIQSRTFNQKLWGQLFVNAPQERGPNSIYPHVSILFEHPTLHQIERTVFIATPHRGSSLANNWVGRLGAAFVKLPQSVNSLQIHTITDNMTHLGRSIFPSKGSPNSITQLKANTPSLQILNQQPFNKRVQYHSIIGDRGRRGDPKQSSDGVVAYWSSHIEGASSEKIIPANHETHLHPEAHRELARILHLHAAAEKN